The Bacillus sp. Y1 genome has a window encoding:
- a CDS encoding ABC transporter permease: MNLVESIKMALKSIKSNKIRAILTMLGIIIGVASVITLVGVGQGSSQSVTDEIGSLGTNLITLSVNDTESVQLKEDQILEFQELNGISEVSPVVTGRINAKNQENTAQVSITGTNSSYLSVRNLILSQGRFITDMDDELRQKVVVLGSTTAETLFPYENPVGQSVQIEGVSFQVVGVLESVGTSLGTSGDNVIITPLSTTQRITQSTAIGTVYFQAESEDYVNRAMFQVQGVMTTLFPNSSDYYSVSSQEDLMETMTSVSDTMTLMLGGIASISLLVGGIGIMNIMLVSVSERTKEIGIRKAIGANRRSILLQFLIEAVVLSTLGGLIGVVIGLGVSKLMEVFSSITISYSPSVTLLAFLFSLLIGVVFGVFPANKASKLNPIQALRQE, encoded by the coding sequence TTGAACCTAGTCGAATCTATCAAAATGGCACTCAAGAGTATCAAGAGCAATAAAATCCGGGCTATTTTAACGATGTTAGGAATTATTATTGGAGTTGCCTCAGTTATCACGCTTGTCGGAGTCGGACAAGGCTCCTCACAGTCAGTAACAGATGAAATCGGAAGCTTAGGAACGAACCTAATTACCTTGAGTGTGAATGATACGGAATCTGTTCAATTGAAGGAGGACCAAATTCTAGAATTCCAGGAATTGAACGGTATTTCAGAGGTGTCCCCTGTTGTTACTGGGCGAATAAATGCAAAAAATCAGGAAAACACAGCACAAGTTTCCATAACAGGTACCAACTCTTCATACTTATCCGTTAGAAATTTAATCTTGAGTCAAGGTCGATTCATTACCGATATGGATGATGAACTACGACAGAAGGTGGTTGTCCTTGGATCCACTACTGCTGAAACCTTGTTTCCATATGAAAACCCAGTTGGACAGAGCGTACAAATTGAAGGTGTATCCTTCCAAGTAGTGGGAGTTCTAGAGTCTGTTGGTACCTCTCTCGGTACGAGTGGGGATAATGTTATTATCACTCCCCTTTCAACCACCCAGAGAATAACGCAGAGTACAGCAATTGGAACAGTCTACTTTCAAGCAGAGAGTGAAGATTATGTAAATCGTGCCATGTTCCAAGTACAAGGTGTGATGACTACCCTTTTCCCGAATTCAAGCGACTATTATTCTGTATCAAGCCAAGAGGATTTAATGGAGACGATGACCTCTGTTTCCGATACAATGACCCTTATGCTTGGTGGCATAGCAAGCATCTCCTTGCTGGTAGGCGGTATCGGAATCATGAACATCATGCTCGTTTCAGTTTCTGAGCGAACGAAAGAAATCGGAATACGAAAAGCCATTGGAGCCAATCGTAGATCAATATTATTGCAATTTTTAATAGAGGCAGTTGTTTTAAGTACACTCGGAGGTTTAATCGGAGTTGTAATTGGATTAGGAGTTTCAAAACTAATGGAAGTATTCTCTAGCATCACCATTTCATACTCCCCATCCGTTACATTACTTGCTTTCCTATTTTCCCTATTAATAGGAGTCGTTTTTGGGGTGTTCCCAGCTAACAAAGCATCAAAACTAAATCCGATTCAAGCGCTTCGTCAGGAATAA
- a CDS encoding ABC transporter ATP-binding protein, which yields MIKPVIEINQMSKSYELGSETVKALQEVSLQINEGDFLSIIGPSGSGKSTFMNMIGCLDKPDSGEYLLDGKKVNNMKDHELAAIRNVKIGFIFQNFNLLNKLTALENVELPLVYRGLSVKERREKAINSLERVGLGERIHHMPTQLSGGQQQRVAIARALAGDPPVLLADEPTGALDSKTSNELLQMLKELNKRGQTIVIITHDLEVAKETNRIVRIHDGQLYENGGDWFEPSRIYQNGTQEYQEQ from the coding sequence ATGATAAAACCAGTCATTGAAATCAATCAAATGTCCAAATCATACGAACTAGGCAGCGAAACAGTCAAAGCACTACAAGAGGTCTCCCTTCAAATTAATGAAGGGGACTTCCTTTCTATCATCGGTCCATCTGGTTCAGGAAAATCTACCTTTATGAATATGATCGGTTGCCTCGACAAACCAGACTCAGGTGAATATTTGCTTGACGGAAAGAAAGTCAACAATATGAAGGATCATGAGCTTGCAGCCATAAGAAATGTGAAAATCGGGTTTATTTTTCAAAATTTTAATTTACTAAATAAATTGACCGCCCTTGAAAATGTCGAACTTCCTCTTGTTTATAGAGGATTAAGTGTAAAAGAACGTAGAGAAAAAGCAATTAATAGTCTGGAAAGAGTGGGCCTAGGTGAACGAATCCACCATATGCCAACACAACTTTCAGGTGGACAGCAGCAAAGGGTTGCCATAGCAAGAGCGTTAGCCGGTGATCCTCCTGTACTTCTTGCTGACGAGCCTACTGGTGCACTTGATAGCAAAACTAGTAACGAGTTATTACAGATGTTAAAAGAATTAAACAAACGCGGACAGACGATTGTCATTATTACCCATGACTTAGAGGTTGCGAAGGAAACCAATCGCATCGTTCGAATCCATGATGGACAGCTTTATGAAAATGGAGGTGATTGGTTTGAACCTAGTCGAATCTATCAAAATGGCACTCAAGAGTATCAAGAGCAATAA
- a CDS encoding HlyD family efflux transporter periplasmic adaptor subunit, whose product MKKWMSIGVVVILLAGGGFWFYKSNQTVATAEAQVMTSTVQRGDIEVQVSGSGTVASIKSNDVTADSGGEVDEVLVSENDVVEEGAELITFTDGSDPITAPHAGTITTLDVEAGDNLQNGQVVAHVTDYVTLQTVIGVDELDIASIKEGQVATITASAYPDESFTGTVTKVSKEGTSSNGVSSFEVTVQFDDSKDLLIGMSTEVNITTESKQSVLYVPIEAVKINGNEKFVTIQESETSESEEAVTTQQVVETGINDDQNIEIVSGLEEGQIIQLAITISSSSDSATDRGAMRDFSGTGGASGFPSDGGMGTPPTDRAGRGGE is encoded by the coding sequence TTGAAGAAATGGATGTCTATTGGAGTTGTTGTAATTCTCTTAGCAGGAGGGGGCTTTTGGTTTTATAAAAGTAACCAAACCGTTGCTACTGCAGAAGCGCAAGTCATGACTTCTACCGTACAAAGAGGAGATATCGAGGTACAAGTTAGTGGTTCTGGCACCGTTGCTTCCATTAAAAGCAACGACGTGACTGCAGACTCTGGAGGAGAAGTGGACGAGGTTCTTGTTAGTGAGAACGATGTCGTCGAAGAAGGAGCAGAGTTAATTACTTTTACGGATGGAAGCGATCCGATTACTGCCCCACATGCCGGAACAATTACCACTCTTGATGTGGAAGCTGGAGACAACCTACAGAACGGACAAGTTGTTGCACATGTGACCGATTATGTAACTCTTCAAACAGTGATCGGGGTAGATGAATTAGATATTGCAAGTATTAAAGAAGGGCAAGTAGCAACAATCACCGCAAGCGCGTATCCTGATGAATCATTTACAGGTACCGTTACAAAGGTATCTAAAGAAGGAACTTCTTCAAATGGTGTTTCTAGCTTTGAGGTAACCGTACAATTTGATGATTCAAAAGATCTTTTAATTGGAATGTCAACTGAAGTAAATATCACAACTGAAAGCAAACAAAGTGTTCTTTATGTTCCGATTGAAGCTGTAAAAATTAATGGCAATGAAAAATTTGTAACGATCCAAGAGTCTGAGACAAGTGAAAGTGAAGAAGCTGTGACTACCCAACAAGTTGTCGAAACTGGTATCAATGATGACCAAAATATTGAGATTGTTTCGGGACTAGAGGAAGGGCAAATTATACAATTAGCTATCACCATTTCTTCAAGCAGTGACTCAGCTACCGATCGAGGGGCAATGAGAGACTTCTCTGGAACTGGCGGAGCAAGCGGCTTCCCAAGTGATGGTGGAATGGGCACCCCTCCTACTGATAGAGCAGGAAGAGGCGGCGAGTAA
- a CDS encoding CBO0543 family protein: MHLLLITLLFLLAYRLGNWREWLKYNHTIFYVITSNLLYNFFCHDKLLWEYQPDYFLMSHTIIDLLYTFITLPAITLLYLSYYPIDKPLFRQIRFIILWVISSMAIEYVFYKFNRLLLHNNYSYWMDFLFYPVMYSMIRLHFSRPILTYVLSTGIISFMLWYFQIPLK; this comes from the coding sequence ATGCACTTACTATTGATTACCCTATTATTCTTGCTTGCCTACAGGTTAGGAAATTGGCGAGAATGGTTGAAATACAATCACACCATTTTTTATGTGATCACAAGCAATTTACTATATAACTTCTTTTGTCATGACAAATTGCTGTGGGAATATCAGCCTGATTACTTCCTTATGTCACACACCATTATCGATCTTTTATATACGTTTATTACCTTGCCTGCGATTACACTTTTGTACTTATCTTACTATCCAATTGATAAACCATTGTTTAGGCAAATCCGGTTTATTATCCTTTGGGTCATCTCCTCCATGGCAATCGAATATGTTTTCTATAAATTTAACAGGCTTCTTTTACATAACAATTATTCCTATTGGATGGATTTCCTCTTTTATCCGGTCATGTATAGTATGATTCGATTACATTTTTCACGCCCAATTTTAACCTATGTGTTATCAACCGGCATTATAAGCTTCATGTTGTGGTATTTTCAGATTCCACTCAAATAA
- the thrS gene encoding threonine--tRNA ligase, producing the protein MEVNIQFPDGSMKRYKEGVTLEEIAQGISPSLRKKVIAGMVNGMMFDLKREIHNDASIQLLERNSEEGIKIMRHSTAHVLAQAIKRLYNHVHLSIGPVIENGFYYDFDVPESITVKDLGKIEKEMKKIIAENLNIEREEWSREEAKRVFAHDPYKLELLDAIPSEEKITVYRQGEFYDLCRGPHLPSTGYVKEFKLTHVSGAYFRGDSNNKMLQRVYGVAFTSKEELDEYFHFLEEAAKRNHRKLGSELELFMFSEEAPGMPFYLTNGQLIRNELETFLRKIQNSFDYKEVRTPFMMNQRLWEQSGHWDHYKDNMYFSEVDEQSFALKPMNCPGHMLIFKDKLRSYRDLPIRMAEFGQVHRHEFSGALNGLLRVRSFCQDDAHIFVTPQQIEDEITSALQLIDYVYKVFGFEYSIELSTRPEDYMGEKALWDRAEGSLLNVLNKLGLPFQVNEGDGAFYGPKIDIHIKDSLKRSHQCATVQLDFQMPEKFDLSYIDEQNKKVRPVVIHRAVFGSIDRFLGILIEHFGGAFPAWLAPVQVKVIPVSNDVHREYVKKLKQLLKKEEVRVEVDFRDEKLGFKIREAQMKKIPYVLVVGDREQENQSVSVRQYGSENSVDMDFEQFTNMLRKMIVDKKLLTY; encoded by the coding sequence ATGGAAGTAAATATTCAATTCCCTGATGGAAGTATGAAAAGATATAAAGAGGGTGTAACTTTAGAGGAAATCGCTCAGGGGATAAGCCCAAGTTTGCGGAAGAAAGTGATCGCCGGAATGGTGAACGGAATGATGTTTGATCTTAAAAGAGAGATCCATAACGATGCAAGTATTCAACTGCTTGAAAGAAATTCAGAAGAGGGTATTAAGATTATGAGACACTCAACTGCCCATGTGTTAGCTCAAGCGATTAAACGGTTGTATAATCATGTCCATTTATCTATCGGCCCAGTGATTGAAAATGGATTTTACTATGATTTTGATGTCCCAGAAAGCATTACAGTAAAAGACTTGGGGAAAATTGAAAAAGAAATGAAGAAAATCATTGCTGAAAACCTAAATATTGAAAGGGAAGAGTGGTCACGAGAGGAAGCGAAGCGAGTTTTTGCCCATGACCCTTATAAGCTTGAATTGCTTGATGCCATTCCTTCTGAAGAAAAAATAACTGTGTATCGTCAAGGTGAGTTCTATGATTTATGTCGTGGCCCGCATTTACCGTCCACTGGATATGTTAAAGAGTTTAAATTAACTCATGTTTCGGGAGCCTACTTTCGAGGGGATAGCAATAATAAGATGTTACAACGTGTGTACGGAGTTGCTTTTACTTCAAAGGAAGAACTCGATGAATACTTCCACTTTTTAGAGGAGGCTGCTAAGCGTAATCATCGGAAGCTAGGAAGTGAACTTGAACTGTTCATGTTTTCTGAAGAAGCACCTGGAATGCCATTTTACTTAACAAACGGACAATTGATTCGAAATGAACTGGAAACATTTTTAAGGAAGATTCAAAATTCTTTTGACTATAAAGAGGTTCGAACTCCTTTTATGATGAATCAGCGACTATGGGAGCAATCTGGTCATTGGGATCACTATAAAGACAATATGTATTTCTCAGAAGTGGATGAACAAAGCTTTGCTTTAAAGCCGATGAATTGTCCTGGACATATGCTGATATTTAAGGATAAGTTGCGTTCCTATCGTGACCTTCCGATTCGTATGGCGGAGTTTGGTCAGGTGCACCGGCACGAATTTAGTGGTGCACTTAATGGGTTGTTACGGGTAAGAAGCTTTTGCCAAGATGATGCACATATCTTTGTAACACCCCAGCAAATAGAAGATGAAATTACTTCTGCTCTACAACTAATTGACTATGTATATAAAGTATTTGGGTTTGAATATAGCATCGAGTTATCGACAAGACCGGAAGATTATATGGGGGAGAAGGCGTTATGGGATCGAGCAGAAGGGTCTTTGTTAAATGTTTTGAATAAACTGGGTCTTCCTTTTCAAGTTAATGAAGGGGACGGTGCATTTTATGGGCCTAAGATCGATATCCACATAAAGGATTCTTTAAAAAGGAGTCATCAGTGTGCTACAGTTCAGCTCGATTTTCAAATGCCTGAAAAGTTTGACCTTTCTTATATTGATGAACAAAATAAAAAGGTACGACCTGTTGTTATTCACCGAGCTGTATTTGGATCTATTGATCGCTTCCTTGGTATCTTAATAGAGCATTTTGGCGGAGCCTTTCCTGCATGGCTAGCACCAGTTCAAGTCAAGGTAATACCAGTTTCGAATGATGTTCATCGGGAATATGTGAAGAAATTAAAACAGCTACTTAAAAAGGAAGAAGTTCGCGTGGAGGTTGATTTCCGTGATGAGAAGCTAGGCTTCAAAATAAGAGAAGCACAAATGAAAAAGATTCCTTATGTGCTAGTAGTAGGTGATCGTGAACAGGAAAATCAATCGGTTAGCGTGAGGCAGTATGGTTCAGAGAATTCGGTAGATATGGATTTTGAACAATTTACTAACATGCTTCGAAAGATGATTGTTGATAAGAAGTTATTAACATACTGA
- a CDS encoding ATP-binding protein, giving the protein MANIGDETKSILLKEFIDMNIKKGFSILSKSKDTFLVICSLGNIEYASQPCEDLFGYSTNHLQRLGLKDLFDTDVLNEGHSFYEGKSQGKRMTLESRVKGKGDKTTDVTVTLIPIYLKDQWIGSYIILEQSINNKDSNDVIDQLAQLSEKRATAGHLAAGIAHEIRNPITAIKGFLQLLKDEYEGNEIYYGVIDSEIERIELILRELMVLAKPNTQKYEKVNIQLLLDQVLTLMEPHALLNNIQLQRNFYFDNPFLLCDNNQLKQVFINFIKNSIEAMPDGGIIRIEGGVLTDMSIEVSIVDEGSGMPKEVLDRVGELFFTTKENGTGLGMLVSQQIIKEHKGTIHIKSDSKGTCVKVRFMPGENLLGI; this is encoded by the coding sequence ATGGCTAATATTGGAGATGAAACTAAAAGCATTCTATTGAAGGAATTTATAGATATGAACATAAAAAAAGGCTTTTCTATCCTCTCAAAGAGTAAGGATACCTTTTTGGTAATCTGCTCTCTAGGAAATATTGAATATGCCAGCCAGCCGTGTGAAGATCTTTTTGGTTATTCAACCAATCATTTGCAGAGGCTAGGATTAAAAGACCTATTCGATACAGATGTATTAAATGAAGGTCACTCTTTTTATGAAGGAAAATCACAGGGAAAACGAATGACACTTGAATCAAGGGTAAAGGGGAAGGGCGACAAGACTACTGATGTAACGGTAACACTTATACCGATTTACTTGAAAGATCAATGGATAGGCTCATATATCATTCTCGAGCAGTCTATCAATAATAAAGATAGTAATGATGTCATCGACCAGTTAGCGCAATTGTCAGAAAAGCGTGCAACTGCTGGTCACTTAGCAGCTGGGATTGCACATGAGATTCGTAATCCTATTACAGCTATAAAGGGATTTCTACAGCTATTAAAGGATGAGTATGAAGGAAATGAAATTTATTACGGAGTTATTGATTCTGAGATCGAAAGAATAGAACTTATCCTAAGAGAGTTGATGGTTCTAGCAAAGCCAAATACGCAAAAGTATGAAAAGGTGAATATTCAGTTACTACTTGATCAGGTGCTGACCCTCATGGAACCACATGCGCTATTAAACAATATTCAGCTACAGAGAAATTTTTATTTTGATAACCCATTCCTCTTATGTGATAACAATCAATTAAAACAAGTGTTTATTAATTTTATAAAAAATTCTATAGAGGCTATGCCGGATGGAGGAATTATTCGTATTGAAGGTGGAGTTTTAACAGACATGAGCATAGAGGTGTCAATTGTTGACGAAGGAAGTGGAATGCCGAAGGAAGTTCTTGATCGGGTGGGGGAGCTATTTTTTACTACAAAGGAAAATGGAACGGGCTTAGGGATGCTTGTTAGTCAACAAATTATAAAGGAACATAAAGGAACGATTCATATTAAGAGCGACTCCAAGGGTACATGTGTGAAAGTACGATTTATGCCTGGTGAGAACCTCTTAGGCATTTGA
- a CDS encoding Na-translocating system protein MpsC family protein: MLATQDDLHALSSSFSKLLKRGFGKGPETCYAVLKGNKLYVYLRSFMTPAEEVLYGNHQNNLLTEFRTSVIQSLSKELLQESSRLLGVQFESFYQDWNYDTNSGMLLLVSNNVKVDIKTEEMVSDGVYKVIRTVGARLHKLPVTLRTVPSPTNCYVVESKGILLPLEKLIYERGQTDLLLTQARNIKKGYWTHKSVFEEILNRSVEDIFMMWDYGENKHYLIIIFGRIN; this comes from the coding sequence ATGCTAGCTACGCAAGATGATTTGCATGCTCTCAGTAGTTCATTTAGCAAGCTGCTTAAGAGAGGATTCGGGAAAGGACCTGAAACGTGTTATGCCGTATTAAAAGGAAACAAGCTTTACGTTTATTTACGGAGTTTTATGACACCTGCTGAAGAGGTTCTATATGGGAATCACCAAAACAATTTACTTACAGAATTTCGAACCTCCGTAATTCAATCACTTTCTAAAGAGCTCTTACAGGAATCGTCTAGACTCTTAGGTGTTCAGTTTGAATCCTTTTATCAAGATTGGAATTATGATACGAATTCAGGAATGTTACTTCTTGTTTCTAACAATGTCAAAGTTGATATAAAGACAGAGGAAATGGTTAGTGATGGTGTGTACAAAGTGATTCGAACGGTCGGTGCTCGCTTACATAAACTGCCAGTTACTTTACGAACTGTACCTTCTCCTACCAATTGCTATGTGGTTGAATCAAAAGGAATATTGCTACCGCTTGAAAAGTTAATTTATGAAAGAGGACAAACGGATCTTTTACTTACCCAAGCAAGAAATATTAAAAAGGGGTATTGGACGCATAAGAGTGTATTTGAAGAAATATTGAACCGTTCCGTTGAAGATATATTTATGATGTGGGACTATGGGGAAAACAAGCATTATTTAATTATAATATTTGGAAGAATAAATTAG
- a CDS encoding Na-translocating system protein MpsC family protein, giving the protein MSTEPFQEKLMKISSLTSKMLRKNFGRGPDSCFAFANGPYLVLYIRRFLSPMESVLLESGNSDKIDMSRTIVMDKILTQLKGMLEIELGADVRSAYHDWNYYQNTGMITIEFESNVTGAVANSEENPIFKNLIDEVNRISIIVQKKPENTKAFFITPRVYLVKREGILVEIEKSLIDKGYEQTLIVTKDELEKSFLHHNGHFEDIFSLPVADIFVDWDLQADNSIICFILKNERRSE; this is encoded by the coding sequence ATGTCTACAGAACCCTTTCAAGAAAAACTCATGAAAATAAGTAGCCTAACAAGTAAGATGTTACGGAAGAATTTTGGACGTGGTCCAGACTCTTGCTTTGCATTTGCTAACGGTCCATATCTTGTTCTATACATAAGAAGGTTTCTTTCCCCAATGGAATCTGTATTGCTTGAAAGTGGAAACTCAGACAAGATAGACATGTCCCGAACAATAGTCATGGATAAAATTTTAACTCAACTGAAGGGAATGCTCGAAATCGAATTAGGGGCAGATGTAAGATCAGCTTATCATGATTGGAATTATTATCAAAATACAGGTATGATCACAATTGAATTTGAGAGTAATGTAACAGGGGCAGTTGCAAATAGTGAAGAAAATCCTATTTTTAAAAACCTAATTGATGAGGTAAACCGAATAAGCATTATCGTACAGAAAAAACCGGAAAATACAAAAGCGTTTTTTATCACGCCAAGGGTGTATTTGGTCAAGAGAGAGGGAATTTTGGTTGAAATTGAAAAGTCTTTAATTGACAAAGGCTATGAGCAAACTCTAATTGTTACAAAAGATGAATTAGAAAAATCATTTTTGCATCATAATGGACATTTTGAAGATATATTTAGCCTACCGGTTGCGGATATTTTTGTAGATTGGGATTTGCAAGCTGATAACAGCATCATTTGTTTTATTCTAAAGAATGAGCGGAGGAGCGAATGA
- a CDS encoding YhbD family protein, whose amino-acid sequence MEEQLISKKDLLEQTDITYGQLYRWKRKNLIPEEWFIRKATFTGQETFFPKEKIIERVSQIKNLKDTKSLDELANVFSPQTKEIKLLKKEFIERNIVSSNTIAIFEEQIASLQIIPFQTALNLYLLEKALETGEIGWEEGKQVVQTLNDHSSKLELPAYLVVLRKMGIVTVLLVGSSNNFYVDDKTKVAIHLNIEKVMDELLNNLVIGGF is encoded by the coding sequence ATGGAAGAACAGTTAATTTCAAAAAAGGACCTGTTAGAACAAACAGATATTACTTATGGTCAACTTTATCGTTGGAAAAGGAAAAATTTAATACCTGAGGAATGGTTCATAAGAAAAGCTACTTTTACAGGGCAGGAAACTTTTTTTCCAAAAGAAAAGATTATTGAAAGAGTTAGTCAAATTAAAAATCTTAAAGATACAAAATCACTAGATGAGTTAGCGAATGTTTTTTCACCTCAGACGAAAGAAATAAAGCTATTAAAAAAGGAATTTATTGAACGGAACATTGTTTCGTCAAATACTATAGCTATTTTTGAGGAACAAATCGCATCACTTCAAATAATCCCCTTTCAAACAGCATTAAACTTGTATTTATTAGAAAAGGCGTTAGAAACTGGTGAGATAGGATGGGAAGAAGGAAAACAAGTAGTTCAAACCTTAAATGATCATTCTTCGAAATTGGAACTACCTGCTTATTTAGTTGTTTTAAGAAAAATGGGTATTGTAACTGTCTTACTTGTTGGCAGCAGTAATAATTTTTATGTGGACGATAAGACAAAGGTAGCTATACATCTAAATATCGAAAAGGTTATGGATGAATTACTTAATAATTTAGTGATTGGGGGTTTTTAG